The Novosphingobium kaempferiae genome includes a window with the following:
- a CDS encoding MFS transporter gives MSNLLGPLRQRTFALLWGATLLSNLGFWIQDLTMGWLIAGLTSSPSLVALVPAAGMLPTFLFSLPAGAFGDAVDRRRFLVAVQCAFVAVLAIFAVLVGMGRIEVWGVIGFAFVHGTLAAISAPTRQAILPSIVAEDEVRGAVMLSAVGYNGSRAIGPMLGGFILAWFGPVAAIASYAVSCLAVGIVLYLWRNQRQPMGRVQIYRQSMEGIRYVWTHAAMRQPLTLTSLYFLAISPLWAFAPLIARQFAHGNTRIFGLFLMALGIGAVIGGFNRRLTSTARFGVVLAIGAVFSAVALAIIGVSQSMPLTLGGFFIAGLGWIGVSAGINSHMLLEARADYRSRVIAVVLIVFSGGLGIGSFAWGQIAQRIGLTDSFLLGALCLLAVGAVAFLLDRATGRSSPA, from the coding sequence ATGTCGAATCTGCTGGGGCCGCTCAGGCAGCGCACGTTCGCGCTGCTCTGGGGCGCGACGCTGCTTTCCAACCTGGGTTTCTGGATCCAGGATCTCACGATGGGCTGGCTGATCGCCGGCCTCACCAGTTCGCCTTCGCTGGTCGCGCTGGTCCCGGCGGCGGGGATGCTGCCGACATTCCTGTTCTCGCTGCCTGCGGGCGCGTTCGGCGACGCAGTCGACCGGCGGCGCTTCCTCGTCGCGGTGCAGTGCGCCTTCGTCGCGGTGCTGGCGATCTTCGCGGTGCTCGTCGGGATGGGCCGGATCGAGGTCTGGGGCGTGATCGGCTTCGCCTTCGTCCACGGCACCCTCGCCGCGATCTCCGCGCCGACGCGGCAGGCGATCCTGCCCTCCATCGTCGCCGAGGACGAAGTGCGCGGCGCGGTCATGCTGAGCGCGGTCGGCTACAACGGCAGCCGCGCCATCGGGCCGATGCTGGGCGGCTTCATCCTCGCGTGGTTCGGGCCGGTGGCGGCCATCGCCAGCTATGCCGTGTCGTGCCTCGCGGTGGGCATCGTGCTCTACCTCTGGCGCAACCAGCGCCAGCCGATGGGCCGGGTGCAGATCTACCGTCAGTCGATGGAGGGCATCCGCTACGTCTGGACCCACGCCGCGATGCGCCAGCCGCTGACGCTGACGAGCCTCTATTTCCTCGCCATCTCGCCGCTCTGGGCCTTCGCGCCGCTGATCGCGCGCCAGTTCGCCCACGGCAACACGCGCATCTTCGGGCTGTTCCTGATGGCGCTCGGCATCGGCGCGGTGATCGGCGGCTTCAACCGGCGGCTGACCTCGACCGCGCGGTTCGGCGTGGTCCTCGCCATCGGCGCGGTGTTCTCCGCCGTGGCGCTGGCGATCATCGGCGTCTCGCAATCGATGCCGCTGACGCTCGGCGGGTTCTTCATCGCCGGGCTCGGCTGGATCGGCGTCTCCGCCGGGATCAACAGCCACATGCTGCTGGAGGCGCGGGCCGACTACCGTTCGCGCGTGATCGCGGTGGTGCTGATCGTGTTCTCGGGCGGGCTCGGCATCGGCAGCTTCGCCTGGGGCCAGATCGCGCAGCGGATCGGGCTGACCGACAGCTTCCTGCTCGGCGCGCTGTGCCTGCTGGCGGTGGGCGCGGTGGCCTTCCTGCTCGACCGGGCGACGGGGCGCTCCTCCCCCGCCTGA